A genomic stretch from Burkholderia pyrrocinia includes:
- the paaK gene encoding phenylacetate--CoA ligase PaaK, which translates to MTTPLPLEPIETASRDELTALQLERLKWSLRHAYDHSPVYRRKFDDAGVHPDDLKTLADLSRFPFTTKGDLRDSYPFGMFAVPQDQISRIHASSGTTGKPTVVGYTAGDIDTWANLVARSIRAAGARRGDKVHVSYGYGLFTGGLGAHYGAERAGLTVIPFGGGQTEKQVQLIQDFRPDIIMVTPSYMLSIADEIERQGLDPVQSSLRIGIFGAEPWTNDMRVAIEQRMGIDAVDIYGLSEVMGPGVASECVETKDGPTIWEDHFYPEIIDPETGEVLPDGEFGELVFTSLTKEALPIIRYRTRDLTRLLPGTARTMRRMEKITGRSDDMMIVRGVNVFPTQIEEQLLKQRALAPHYQIVLTKEGPLDVLTLNVEPCPDTAPDTAAIHAAKQALAHDIKSLIGVTAVINVLPVNGIERSVGKARRVVDKRKG; encoded by the coding sequence ATGACTACCCCGCTACCGCTCGAGCCGATCGAGACCGCCTCACGCGACGAGCTGACCGCGCTGCAGCTCGAACGCCTCAAGTGGTCGCTCCGGCATGCGTATGACCACTCTCCCGTCTATCGTCGCAAGTTCGACGATGCGGGCGTGCATCCCGACGACCTGAAAACGCTCGCCGACCTGTCGCGCTTCCCGTTCACGACGAAAGGCGACCTGCGTGACAGTTACCCGTTCGGGATGTTCGCCGTGCCGCAGGACCAAATCTCGCGCATCCACGCGTCATCGGGCACGACCGGCAAGCCGACGGTCGTCGGCTATACGGCCGGCGACATCGACACGTGGGCGAATCTCGTCGCGCGCTCGATCCGCGCCGCCGGCGCACGTCGCGGCGACAAGGTACACGTCAGCTACGGGTACGGCTTGTTCACCGGCGGGCTCGGCGCGCACTACGGCGCCGAACGTGCGGGACTGACCGTGATCCCGTTCGGCGGCGGCCAGACCGAGAAGCAGGTACAACTGATCCAGGATTTCCGGCCCGACATCATCATGGTGACGCCGAGCTACATGTTGTCGATCGCCGACGAAATCGAGCGCCAGGGCCTCGATCCCGTGCAGAGCTCGCTGCGCATCGGCATCTTCGGCGCGGAGCCATGGACCAACGACATGCGCGTCGCGATCGAGCAGCGGATGGGCATCGACGCGGTCGACATCTACGGGCTGTCCGAAGTGATGGGCCCCGGCGTCGCGTCCGAATGCGTCGAGACCAAGGACGGTCCGACCATCTGGGAAGATCACTTCTATCCGGAAATCATCGATCCGGAAACCGGCGAAGTGCTGCCGGACGGCGAATTCGGCGAGCTCGTGTTCACGTCGCTGACGAAGGAGGCGCTGCCGATCATCCGCTACCGGACACGCGACCTCACGCGCCTGTTACCCGGCACCGCTCGCACGATGCGCCGGATGGAAAAGATCACCGGCCGCTCGGACGACATGATGATCGTGCGCGGCGTCAACGTGTTCCCGACGCAAATCGAGGAACAGCTGCTCAAGCAGCGCGCGCTCGCACCGCACTATCAGATCGTACTGACGAAGGAAGGCCCGCTCGACGTGCTGACGCTCAACGTCGAGCCCTGTCCCGACACCGCTCCGGATACGGCGGCGATCCACGCGGCGAAACAGGCGCTCGCGCATGACATCAAGTCGCTGATCGGCGTGACGGCCGTGATCAACGTGCTGCCCGTGAACGGGATCGAGCGCTCGGTCGGCAAGGCGCGCCGCGTCGTCGACAAGCGCAAGGGCTGA
- the paaI gene encoding hydroxyphenylacetyl-CoA thioesterase PaaI, with protein MTAATATLDPDALARATAQAMFDADACSRAFGMEIAEVRAGYARLQMRVRSEFLNGHQTCHGGIIFTLADSTFAFACNSYNLNTVAAGCSIEFLRPVHGNDVLTAEAIEQARAGRQGIYDIRVTNQTGETVAMFRGKSAQIKGTVIPEDR; from the coding sequence ATGACGGCCGCCACCGCCACGCTCGATCCCGATGCGCTCGCCCGCGCCACCGCGCAGGCCATGTTCGACGCCGATGCATGCAGCCGCGCGTTCGGGATGGAAATCGCGGAAGTACGCGCCGGCTACGCACGCCTGCAGATGCGCGTGCGGTCCGAATTCCTGAACGGGCATCAGACCTGCCACGGCGGGATCATCTTCACGCTCGCCGATTCGACGTTCGCGTTCGCGTGCAACTCGTACAACCTGAACACGGTCGCTGCCGGCTGCTCGATCGAATTCCTGCGCCCCGTGCACGGCAACGACGTGCTGACGGCCGAGGCGATCGAACAGGCGCGCGCCGGCCGCCAAGGCATCTACGACATCCGTGTCACGAACCAGACAGGCGAAACGGTCGCGATGTTTCGCGGCAAATCCGCCCAGATCAAGGGCACGGTCATCCCGGAAGACCGCTGA
- the paaG gene encoding 2-(1,2-epoxy-1,2-dihydrophenyl)acetyl-CoA isomerase PaaG, giving the protein MSYQAIQLDIDQAARVATITLNRPDKLNSFTRAMHRELQSALDEVEAAGARALILTGAGRGFCAGQDLADLDFTPGASTDLGTLIDEHFNPLIRRLQRLPLPVIAAVNGTAAGAGANLALACDLVFAARSSSFIQAFVKIGLVPDSGGTWFLPQRVGMARALGLALTGDKLGAEQAEQWGLIWRAVDDDALAASARQLATQLAQQPTLAIASIKQSMRDSVTNTLDQQLDLERDMQRKLGQSHDYAEGVKAFVEKRAPRFEGR; this is encoded by the coding sequence ATGTCCTATCAGGCGATTCAGCTGGATATCGATCAGGCCGCGCGCGTGGCCACGATCACCCTCAACCGCCCCGACAAGCTGAACAGCTTCACGCGGGCGATGCATCGCGAACTGCAGTCGGCTCTCGATGAAGTCGAAGCGGCCGGCGCACGCGCGCTGATTCTGACGGGTGCGGGACGCGGCTTCTGCGCGGGCCAGGACCTCGCCGACCTCGACTTCACGCCGGGCGCGTCCACCGACCTCGGCACGCTGATCGACGAGCATTTCAATCCGCTGATCCGCCGCCTGCAGCGTCTGCCGCTGCCGGTGATCGCCGCCGTCAACGGCACGGCAGCCGGCGCCGGCGCGAATCTCGCGCTCGCATGCGATCTCGTGTTCGCCGCCCGCTCGAGCAGTTTCATCCAGGCCTTCGTCAAGATCGGGCTCGTGCCCGATTCAGGCGGCACATGGTTCCTGCCGCAACGCGTCGGCATGGCACGTGCGCTGGGGCTCGCGCTGACCGGCGACAAGCTCGGCGCCGAACAGGCCGAACAGTGGGGCCTGATCTGGCGTGCGGTCGACGACGACGCACTCGCCGCATCAGCCCGCCAGCTCGCGACCCAGCTCGCGCAGCAGCCGACGCTCGCGATCGCATCGATCAAGCAATCGATGCGCGACAGCGTCACGAACACGCTCGACCAGCAGCTCGACCTGGAACGCGACATGCAGCGCAAGCTGGGCCAGTCGCACGACTACGCGGAAGGCGTGAAGGCATTCGTCGAGAAGCGTGCTCCACGCTTCGAGGGGCGTTGA
- the pcaF gene encoding 3-oxoadipyl-CoA thiolase, whose amino-acid sequence MTDAYICDAIRTPIGRYGGALKDVRADDLGAVPLKALIERNRNVDWTAIDDVIYGCANQAGEDNRNVARMSALLAGLPTAVPGTTLNRLCGSGMDAVGTAARAIKSGEARLMIAGGVESMTRAPFVMGKATSAFARQADIYDTTIGWRFVNPLMKQLHGVDSMPETAENVAVDYNISRADQDLFALRSQQKAARAQQDGTLAEEIVAVTIAQKKGDPVVVSRDEHPRETSLEALAKLKGVVRPDGSVTAGNASGVNDGACALLLANAQAADQYGLRRRARVIGMATAGVEPRVMGIGPAPATQKLLRQLGMTIDQFDVIELNEAFASQGLAVLRMLGVADDDPRVNPNGGAIALGHPLGASGARLVTTALHQLERTGGRFALCTMCIGVGQGIALAIERV is encoded by the coding sequence ATGACAGACGCCTACATCTGCGACGCGATTCGCACCCCCATCGGCCGCTACGGCGGCGCCCTGAAAGATGTCCGTGCCGATGATCTCGGCGCGGTGCCGCTCAAGGCGCTGATCGAGCGCAACCGCAACGTCGACTGGACGGCGATCGACGACGTGATCTACGGCTGCGCGAACCAGGCAGGCGAAGACAACCGCAACGTCGCGCGCATGTCGGCGCTGCTCGCGGGCCTGCCGACCGCCGTGCCGGGTACGACGCTGAACCGGCTGTGCGGCTCCGGGATGGACGCGGTCGGCACGGCCGCGCGCGCGATCAAGTCGGGCGAAGCGCGCCTGATGATCGCCGGCGGCGTCGAGAGCATGACGCGCGCGCCGTTCGTGATGGGCAAGGCCACGAGCGCGTTCGCGCGCCAGGCCGACATCTACGATACGACGATCGGCTGGCGCTTCGTCAATCCGCTGATGAAGCAGCTTCACGGCGTCGATTCGATGCCGGAGACGGCCGAGAACGTCGCGGTCGACTACAACATCAGCCGCGCCGACCAGGACCTGTTCGCGCTGCGCAGCCAGCAGAAGGCCGCGCGTGCGCAGCAGGACGGCACGCTCGCCGAGGAAATCGTCGCCGTCACGATTGCGCAGAAGAAGGGCGATCCGGTGGTCGTGTCGCGCGACGAACATCCGCGCGAGACGTCGCTCGAAGCACTCGCGAAGCTGAAGGGCGTCGTGCGTCCCGACGGCTCTGTAACGGCCGGCAATGCATCGGGCGTCAACGACGGCGCGTGCGCGCTGCTGCTCGCCAATGCACAGGCAGCCGATCAGTACGGCCTGCGCCGCCGCGCGCGCGTCATCGGCATGGCGACGGCAGGCGTCGAGCCGCGCGTGATGGGCATCGGCCCCGCGCCGGCCACGCAGAAACTGCTGCGCCAGCTCGGCATGACCATCGACCAGTTCGACGTGATCGAGTTGAACGAGGCGTTTGCGTCGCAGGGTCTCGCGGTACTGCGCATGCTCGGCGTCGCCGACGACGATCCGCGCGTGAACCCGAATGGCGGCGCGATCGCACTCGGTCACCCGCTCGGCGCATCGGGGGCCCGGCTCGTGACCACGGCGCTCCATCAACTCGAGCGTACGGGCGGCCGCTTTGCGCTCTGTACGATGTGCATCGGCGTCGGCCAGGGCATCGCACTCGCGATCGAACGCGTGTAA
- the paaN gene encoding phenylacetic acid degradation protein PaaN: protein MTHALFTKHEDTLKHALAAIESRGYWSPFAEMPSPKVYGESANADGEAAFKSHLDKTFALDQPASGEAVGAERSPYGIALGIRYPKSTPDALIAAAAAAQRTWREAGPSAWIGVSLEILARLNRASFEIAYSVMHTTGQAFMMAFQAGGPHAQDRALEAVAYAWDELRRIPADAHWEKPQGKNPPLAMHKRYTIVPRGTGLVLGCCTFPTWNGYPGLFADLATGNTVIVKPHPGAILPLAITVRIARDVLREAGFDPNVVTLLATEPNDGALVQDLALRPEIKLIDFTGSTQNGTWLERHAHQAQVYTEKAGVNQIVIDSTDDLKAAAKNIAFSLALYSGQMCTAPQNIYVPRDGIRTADGHASFDEVAQAIAVAVQKLTGDPARSVELIGAIQNDGVTARIDDARQLGRVLADSVALQHPAFPDARVRTPLVLQLDVTDREKFTQEWFGPISFVIATDSTAQSLDLAGEIAAEHGALTLSVYSTDDAIVDAAHDAAVRGSVALSINLTGGVFVNQSAAFSDFHGTGANPAANAALADPAFVANRFRVVQSRVHVAPKAVPAEAGQTA from the coding sequence ATGACCCATGCACTGTTCACGAAGCACGAAGACACGCTGAAGCACGCACTCGCCGCCATCGAGAGCCGCGGGTACTGGAGCCCGTTCGCCGAAATGCCGAGTCCCAAAGTGTACGGGGAAAGCGCGAACGCAGACGGCGAAGCAGCTTTCAAGTCGCACCTCGACAAGACGTTCGCACTCGACCAGCCGGCGTCCGGCGAAGCGGTCGGCGCGGAGCGATCGCCGTACGGCATCGCACTGGGCATCCGGTATCCGAAGTCGACGCCCGACGCACTGATCGCCGCCGCAGCCGCCGCGCAACGCACGTGGCGCGAAGCCGGCCCCAGCGCCTGGATCGGCGTCAGCCTCGAAATCCTCGCGCGCCTGAACCGCGCGAGCTTCGAGATCGCCTACAGCGTGATGCACACCACGGGGCAGGCATTCATGATGGCGTTCCAGGCCGGCGGCCCGCACGCGCAGGATCGTGCGCTCGAGGCTGTCGCCTATGCATGGGACGAACTGCGCCGCATCCCGGCCGATGCGCATTGGGAAAAGCCGCAAGGCAAGAACCCGCCGCTCGCGATGCACAAGCGCTACACGATCGTCCCGCGCGGCACGGGGCTCGTGCTCGGCTGCTGCACGTTCCCGACCTGGAACGGCTACCCAGGCCTGTTCGCCGATCTGGCAACCGGTAACACCGTGATCGTCAAACCGCATCCGGGTGCGATCCTGCCGCTTGCAATCACGGTCCGGATCGCCCGCGACGTGCTGCGCGAAGCCGGGTTCGATCCGAACGTCGTCACGCTCCTTGCGACCGAGCCCAACGACGGCGCCCTCGTTCAGGACCTCGCGCTGCGCCCCGAGATCAAGCTGATCGACTTCACGGGCAGCACGCAGAACGGCACGTGGCTCGAACGCCATGCCCACCAGGCACAGGTCTACACCGAGAAGGCCGGCGTCAACCAGATCGTGATCGACTCGACCGACGACCTGAAGGCCGCAGCCAAGAACATTGCGTTCTCGCTGGCGCTGTACTCCGGCCAGATGTGCACGGCGCCGCAGAACATCTATGTGCCGCGCGACGGCATTCGGACGGCGGACGGCCATGCGAGCTTCGACGAAGTCGCGCAAGCCATCGCGGTTGCCGTGCAAAAACTCACCGGAGACCCGGCACGCTCGGTCGAACTGATCGGCGCAATTCAGAACGACGGCGTGACCGCACGTATCGACGACGCCCGCCAGCTCGGCCGCGTACTCGCCGACAGCGTGGCCCTTCAGCACCCCGCGTTCCCCGATGCCCGTGTGCGCACACCGCTCGTGCTGCAACTCGACGTGACCGATCGCGAGAAATTCACGCAGGAGTGGTTCGGCCCGATCTCGTTCGTGATCGCGACCGACTCGACCGCGCAGTCGCTCGATCTCGCCGGTGAAATCGCGGCGGAACACGGCGCGCTGACCCTCTCCGTCTACAGCACCGACGACGCAATCGTCGACGCCGCCCACGATGCAGCAGTGCGCGGCAGTGTCGCGCTGTCGATCAATCTGACGGGCGGCGTGTTCGTCAACCAGTCGGCCGCGTTCTCCGATTTCCACGGCACGGGAGCCAACCCGGCTGCCAACGCGGCGCTGGCCGACCCGGCATTCGTCGCCAACCGGTTCCGTGTGGTGCAAAGCCGCGTCCATGTTGCCCCGAAGGCGGTACCCGCGGAAGCCGGCCAAACGGCATAA
- a CDS encoding enoyl-CoA hydratase, whose product MAYENILVETRGRVGLVTLNRPKALNALNDALMDELGDALKAFDADDGIGAIVVTGSEKAFAAGADIGMMATYSYMDVYRGDYITRNWETVRQIRKPIIAAVSGFALGGGCELAMMCDIIFAADTAKFGQPEIKLGVMPGAGGTQRLPRAVSKAKAMDMCLTARFMDAAEAERAGLVSRVLPADKLLDEAVAAAATIAEFSLPAVMMVKESVNRAYETTLAEGVHFERRLFHSLFATEDQKEGMAAFVEKRKPEFKNR is encoded by the coding sequence ATGGCTTACGAGAACATCCTGGTGGAGACCCGGGGGCGTGTCGGGCTGGTTACGCTGAACCGTCCGAAGGCGCTGAACGCGCTGAACGATGCGTTGATGGATGAGTTGGGCGATGCACTGAAGGCGTTCGATGCGGACGACGGCATCGGCGCGATCGTCGTGACGGGGAGCGAGAAGGCGTTCGCAGCCGGCGCGGACATCGGCATGATGGCCACCTATTCCTATATGGATGTTTACCGGGGCGACTACATTACGCGCAACTGGGAGACGGTCCGTCAGATCCGCAAGCCGATCATTGCCGCGGTGTCGGGTTTCGCGCTGGGCGGCGGTTGCGAGCTCGCGATGATGTGCGACATCATCTTCGCGGCGGACACGGCCAAGTTCGGCCAGCCGGAGATCAAGCTTGGCGTCATGCCGGGCGCAGGCGGCACGCAGCGTTTGCCGCGCGCGGTGTCGAAGGCGAAGGCGATGGACATGTGCCTGACCGCGCGCTTCATGGACGCCGCCGAAGCGGAGCGAGCCGGGCTCGTGTCGCGCGTGCTGCCGGCCGACAAGCTGCTCGACGAGGCGGTTGCGGCCGCGGCGACGATCGCCGAGTTCTCGCTGCCGGCGGTGATGATGGTCAAGGAGTCGGTGAACCGCGCGTACGAGACGACGCTGGCAGAAGGTGTCCACTTCGAGCGCCGGCTGTTCCATTCGCTGTTTGCGACTGAGGACCAGAAGGAAGGGATGGCGGCATTCGTCGAGAAACGGAAGCCCGAGTTCAAGAACCGCTAA